From a region of the Neobacillus niacini genome:
- a CDS encoding sugar O-acetyltransferase, whose protein sequence is MKTEKEKMLAGEMYNPADPILLKEREEARHKVRIYNQTLETEGDKGTKLLKELLGSTGENVYMEPNIRFDYGYNTYVGENFFANFDCNILDVCEVRFGDNCLLGPNVQIYTATHPLHPTERNSGKEYGKPITFGNNVWIGGSAVINPGVTIGNNVVIAAGAVITKNVPDNVVVGGNPAKIIKQIEI, encoded by the coding sequence ATGAAAACTGAAAAAGAGAAAATGTTGGCTGGAGAGATGTACAATCCTGCTGACCCAATATTATTAAAGGAACGTGAGGAAGCAAGACACAAGGTTAGAATATATAATCAAACTTTAGAAACCGAAGGAGATAAAGGTACTAAGTTGTTAAAGGAATTACTCGGTTCAACTGGTGAGAACGTATATATGGAACCCAATATAAGATTTGATTATGGATATAACACATATGTAGGTGAAAACTTTTTTGCAAACTTTGACTGTAATATATTAGATGTTTGTGAAGTGCGTTTTGGTGATAATTGTTTGCTTGGACCCAATGTACAAATCTATACAGCTACGCATCCACTTCATCCAACTGAACGTAATTCAGGTAAAGAATATGGAAAACCAATTACTTTCGGGAATAATGTATGGATTGGTGGAAGTGCAGTAATAAATCCAGGAGTTACGATAGGTAATAATGTTGTTATTGCAGCAGGTGCAGTAATCACTAAAAATGTGCCAGATAACGTTGTAGTTGGCGGTAATCCAGCTAAAATAATTAAACAAATTGAAATATAA
- a CDS encoding alpha/beta fold hydrolase: protein MYKYKKYAALGLAVVVLLGLQLNNQFTAKAADSPTVVTAQGDVDKNEEKLTFVLVHGAWADASYFAETAAELKKQGHTVYVPEYPGHGDLKNVKNVTHEQITNSVVDYIVKKDLKNIVLLGHSFGGTVIAKVSEQIPDRISRLVFFDAFVPADGQNLVDQFPPAIQEALAHLVDEEGRIMLPFPLFRDGFANTASLKEAQSMYSKITPEPAAPLLQKLDLKKFYTLEIPKSYLYLTEDNVLPHTENYAWHPAQSSRLGFFRYIEGDGDHMTTVHKDPKQMAKKFVEAGRP, encoded by the coding sequence ATGTACAAATATAAAAAATACGCCGCACTTGGATTAGCTGTTGTAGTACTGCTTGGTCTTCAGCTAAACAATCAATTCACTGCGAAAGCAGCCGACTCACCTACAGTTGTAACGGCACAAGGCGATGTTGACAAAAACGAGGAAAAACTAACATTCGTACTCGTTCATGGCGCATGGGCCGATGCTAGCTACTTTGCAGAAACTGCAGCTGAGCTGAAGAAACAAGGACATACGGTGTACGTTCCTGAATACCCTGGTCACGGAGATTTGAAAAATGTGAAAAACGTTACACACGAACAAATTACAAATTCTGTTGTTGATTACATCGTGAAAAAAGACTTGAAAAATATCGTGCTGCTTGGCCACAGCTTCGGAGGTACAGTAATTGCCAAAGTCAGCGAGCAGATCCCTGACCGGATTAGCCGTCTAGTATTCTTTGACGCTTTTGTTCCAGCAGATGGACAGAATCTGGTTGACCAATTCCCGCCAGCTATTCAAGAAGCATTGGCTCATCTGGTAGATGAGGAAGGCAGAATCATGCTTCCATTCCCATTGTTCCGTGACGGCTTCGCCAATACAGCCAGCCTGAAAGAAGCGCAATCCATGTACAGCAAAATTACACCTGAACCGGCTGCTCCATTGCTGCAAAAGCTTGATTTGAAAAAATTCTACACCTTGGAAATTCCTAAGAGCTACTTGTATCTGACAGAAGACAACGTTCTTCCTCATACGGAGAATTACGCTTGGCATCCAGCTCAATCCAGCCGCCTTGGCTTCTTCCGTTACATTGAAGGAGACGGCGATCATATGACAACTGTTCATAAAGATCCTAAACAAATGGCTAAGAAATTTGTAGAAGCAGGTAGACCATAA
- a CDS encoding GNAT family N-acetyltransferase → MGIRKAKVDDWKQISLLLNQLDYPDTKPFIKEKVEILLMDPNEVLLVFEEDQSVIALISVHFIPQLAVKGDFARISYFAVDKNIRSKGIGRKIEEYCTYLAIKRNCDRIEVHCRRQFYQLLQGYILPSIPTFIRVWTHY, encoded by the coding sequence ATGGGGATAAGAAAAGCGAAAGTTGACGATTGGAAGCAAATTTCTTTGTTATTAAACCAGTTGGACTATCCAGATACTAAACCTTTTATAAAGGAAAAAGTTGAAATACTTCTAATGGATCCGAATGAGGTGTTATTAGTGTTTGAAGAAGATCAGAGTGTTATAGCTTTAATTTCGGTTCATTTTATACCTCAATTAGCTGTAAAAGGAGATTTCGCAAGGATAAGTTACTTTGCAGTTGATAAAAACATTAGAAGTAAGGGGATAGGACGTAAGATTGAAGAATATTGTACTTATTTAGCCATAAAAAGAAATTGCGATAGAATCGAAGTGCATTGCCGTAGGCAATTCTATCAACTTCTTCAAGGCTATATATTACCCTCTATACCAACTTTTATTCGGGTATGGACCCATTACTGA